A window of Citrus sinensis cultivar Valencia sweet orange chromosome 7, DVS_A1.0, whole genome shotgun sequence contains these coding sequences:
- the LOC102610731 gene encoding probable protein phosphatase 2C 47 isoform X1 codes for MAETLGRRIMAHGTDVSVPPQQMARLDGKCCNGNMPMNAMEDQNVETLDNSNQFNNTAGKPPRNLSVMRHSCSSAWLSEAEQDLGIMNLKPPSANDSEFQPVFRSGSCSERGPKQYMEDEFICVDNLDEHLPSVSKLSTSGAFYGVFDGHGGIDAASFTKNNILGFIVEDTHFSAGTRKAVKSAFGKVDHAFADAKSLDSSSGTTALTALILGRTMLIANAGDSRAVLGKRGRAIELSKDHKPNVTSERLRIEKLGGVIYDGYLNGQLAVARALGDWHIKGSKGSSCPLSSEPELEELVLTEEDEYLILGCDGLWDVMSSQCAVTMVRKELMQHNDPERCSKALVKEALQRNTCDNLTVVVVCFSPNPPPKIQIPKSHKRRSISAEGLDHLKGVLNGL; via the exons ATGGCTGAGACTTTAGGGAGGAGAATTATGGCTCATGGTACTGATGTATCTGTACCGCCACAACAAATGGCAAGATTGGATGGCAAATGCTGTAATGGAAATATGCCTATGAATGCAATGGAGGAtcaaaatgttgaaacttTGGACAATTCTAATCAATTCAATAATACAGCTGGGAAACCTCCAAGGAATCTCTCAGTTATGAGGCATTCTTGTAGCTCTGCTTGGCTATCTGAAGCG GAACAGGATTTGGGGATTATGAACTTGAAGCCACCATCAGCTAATGATTCTGAGTTTCAACCTGTATTCCGTTCAGGAAGCTGTTCTGAAAGAGGACCAAAACAATACATGGAAGATGAGTTCATCTGTGTCGATAATCTTGACGAACATCTTCCTTCagtttcaaaattatctaCTTCCGGAGCATTTTATGGG GTGTTTGATGGACACGGTGGTATTGATGCAGCATCATTTACCAAAAATAACATCCTCGGGTTCATTGTTGAAGACACTCACTTTTCAGCTGGCACTAGAAAGGCTGTTAAGAGTGCTTTTGGAAAGGTTGATCATGCATTTGCAGATGCTAAATCTCTTGATAGTTCCTCTGGCACCACTGCCTTGACAGCCCTTATATTGGGCAG GACCATGCTGATTGCGAATGCTGGGGATTCGCGAGCGGTGTTAGGCAAACGGGGAAGAGCAATTGAACTGTCCAAAGACCACAAACCAAATGTCACTTCTGAGAGATtaagaattgaaaaattagGCGGTGTGATATATGATGGCTATCTGAACGGCCAACTAGCAGTAGCTCGTGCTCTTGGAGACTGGCACATCAAGGGCTCTAAAGGTTCGAGCTGTCCTTTAAGCTCTGAGCCTGAGCTGGAAGAACTTGTTCTGACAGAAGAAGACGAGTATTTGATATTAGGCTGTGATGGTCTTTGGGATGTAATGAGCAGCCAATGTGCAGTTACAATGGTTAGGAAGGAACTGATGCAACACAATGATCCTGAAAGGTGCTCAAAAGCGCTGGTCAAAGAAGCACTTCAACGCAACACATGTGACAATCTTACAGTTGTTGTGGTCTGTTTCTCCCCCAATCCACCTCCCAAGATTCAAATTCCTAAATCGCACAAAAGGAGAAGTATATCGGCCGAAGGCCTTGATCATCTCAAAGGTGTCTTGAATGGCTTGTGA
- the LOC102610731 gene encoding probable protein phosphatase 2C 47 isoform X2 has protein sequence MAHGTDVSVPPQQMARLDGKCCNGNMPMNAMEDQNVETLDNSNQFNNTAGKPPRNLSVMRHSCSSAWLSEAEQDLGIMNLKPPSANDSEFQPVFRSGSCSERGPKQYMEDEFICVDNLDEHLPSVSKLSTSGAFYGVFDGHGGIDAASFTKNNILGFIVEDTHFSAGTRKAVKSAFGKVDHAFADAKSLDSSSGTTALTALILGRTMLIANAGDSRAVLGKRGRAIELSKDHKPNVTSERLRIEKLGGVIYDGYLNGQLAVARALGDWHIKGSKGSSCPLSSEPELEELVLTEEDEYLILGCDGLWDVMSSQCAVTMVRKELMQHNDPERCSKALVKEALQRNTCDNLTVVVVCFSPNPPPKIQIPKSHKRRSISAEGLDHLKGVLNGL, from the exons ATGGCTCATGGTACTGATGTATCTGTACCGCCACAACAAATGGCAAGATTGGATGGCAAATGCTGTAATGGAAATATGCCTATGAATGCAATGGAGGAtcaaaatgttgaaacttTGGACAATTCTAATCAATTCAATAATACAGCTGGGAAACCTCCAAGGAATCTCTCAGTTATGAGGCATTCTTGTAGCTCTGCTTGGCTATCTGAAGCG GAACAGGATTTGGGGATTATGAACTTGAAGCCACCATCAGCTAATGATTCTGAGTTTCAACCTGTATTCCGTTCAGGAAGCTGTTCTGAAAGAGGACCAAAACAATACATGGAAGATGAGTTCATCTGTGTCGATAATCTTGACGAACATCTTCCTTCagtttcaaaattatctaCTTCCGGAGCATTTTATGGG GTGTTTGATGGACACGGTGGTATTGATGCAGCATCATTTACCAAAAATAACATCCTCGGGTTCATTGTTGAAGACACTCACTTTTCAGCTGGCACTAGAAAGGCTGTTAAGAGTGCTTTTGGAAAGGTTGATCATGCATTTGCAGATGCTAAATCTCTTGATAGTTCCTCTGGCACCACTGCCTTGACAGCCCTTATATTGGGCAG GACCATGCTGATTGCGAATGCTGGGGATTCGCGAGCGGTGTTAGGCAAACGGGGAAGAGCAATTGAACTGTCCAAAGACCACAAACCAAATGTCACTTCTGAGAGATtaagaattgaaaaattagGCGGTGTGATATATGATGGCTATCTGAACGGCCAACTAGCAGTAGCTCGTGCTCTTGGAGACTGGCACATCAAGGGCTCTAAAGGTTCGAGCTGTCCTTTAAGCTCTGAGCCTGAGCTGGAAGAACTTGTTCTGACAGAAGAAGACGAGTATTTGATATTAGGCTGTGATGGTCTTTGGGATGTAATGAGCAGCCAATGTGCAGTTACAATGGTTAGGAAGGAACTGATGCAACACAATGATCCTGAAAGGTGCTCAAAAGCGCTGGTCAAAGAAGCACTTCAACGCAACACATGTGACAATCTTACAGTTGTTGTGGTCTGTTTCTCCCCCAATCCACCTCCCAAGATTCAAATTCCTAAATCGCACAAAAGGAGAAGTATATCGGCCGAAGGCCTTGATCATCTCAAAGGTGTCTTGAATGGCTTGTGA
- the LOC102610432 gene encoding 54S ribosomal protein L19, mitochondrial has translation MATLKEILTRRPVAATIRLTVPAGGARPAPPVGPALGQYRLNLMAFCKDFNARTQKYKPETPMSVTITAFKDNTFEFTVKSPSVTWYLKKAAGIESGSSRPGHVTASTVTLKHIYEIAKVKQSDPYCQYMPLESICKSIIGTAATMGIKVVKELD, from the coding sequence ATGGCAACCTTGAAGGAGATCCTGACCCGGCGCCCTGTGGCCGCCACGATCCGGCTGACGGTCCCAGCCGGCGGCGCAAGACCGGCGCCGCCAGTGGGTCCAGCACTAGGTCAGTACCGGCTCAATTTGATGGCATTCTGCAAGGACTTCAATGCCCGCACGCAAAAGTACAAGCCAGAGACGCCGATGTCCGTCACGATTACGGCTTTCAAAGACAACACGTTCGAGTTCACCGTCAAGTCTCCGTCGGTTACTTGGTACCTGAAAAAGGCGGCGGGTATTGAGTCGGGTAGCAGCCGACCCGGGCACGTGACGGCGTCGACGGTGACGTTGAAACATATTTACGAGATAGCGAAAGTGAAGCAGTCTGATCCGTACTGTCAGTACATGCCGTTGGAGAGTATTTGTAAGTCCATCATTGGGACTGCTGCTACGATGGGGATTAAAGTTGTCAAGGAATTggattag